GCACCTTGGTGTTGCCGAACTCGATGAGCACCGAGCCTTCGGCGTGCATGGTGTAGCCGCGGGTGATGCGCACCGGGCGCAGGGCATCGGCGGCCCGTTGGCCGGGTCGGGAAGCAACCGTCATGGGAAAAACCTCGAAAGAGGAAGCCGAAGGCTCAGGAGTTGCGCGCCGCTGCGGTGCGCTGGATGGCCGCGTTGATCTCGGCGATCGAGCGCTCGATGGCGGCGTCGTCCAGGTCTTCGATGGTGGGGTCGGGCACGCCCGACTGGATGGTGGAGGCGAACACGCCGTCTTCGATGTCGTCGGTGGAGACGCGCGTGCTCTGGTATTCGTCGGCCGTTTCCCACTCCATGGCGAGCACGGTCACGTTGTCGCAGCGCGCGCCGCCGCGGCGCAGCGCGGTCTCGACGAGTTCGGGGATCGCCTGTTCGAGCGGGTGCGCGGCCAGCTCCTTGACGATCTCGTCGTCTTCGACCGTGCCCCACAGGCCATCGGAGCACAGCAGCACGCGGTCGCCCTGCATCAGTTGCACGGGGCCCGAGAGGTCGTACACGGGTTTGGCCGGCGAGCCCAGGCAGGTGAACAGGATGTTGCGGTTGATGTGCTCGGTGGCACGGCCCAGGTGCTGCTGCTGCTCCATGTAGGAATGGTCGCGCGTGCGCGTGAGCAGCTCGCCGTCGCGCACGATGTACAGGCGCGAGTCGCCGCAATGCACCCAGTGGATGTGGCCACGCTCCATCACCGCGGCCACGAGCGTGGTGCGTGGCGTGTCGAGCATGCCCTTCTCGGCGGCGTAGCGGATGATCTGGTGGTGCGCGGCCATGAGCGCGCTCGAGAGGAACTCGGGCACCTCGCGCACCGTGGGGTTGGCGGCCTTCTGGAAGTACGCCGACAGCGTCTGCAGCGCGAGCTGCGCGGCCATGGCGCCTTCGGGGTGGCCCCCCATGCCGTCGGCCAGCACGAACAGGCCGGACTCGCGCGTGTACGCGTAGCCCATGCGGTCTTCATTGCGTTCGCGGCCGCCCTGGCGGCTGATCTGGTAGACGGAAAACTTCATCGAAACTTGGTGCCCACGTCGGTGGATTTGCGCAGCAGCGACTTCTGCTTGTCCGAGACGATGTTGTCGAACTGCAGGCGCATTTTTTCGGCGACGGTGAGCTTGGTGTAGCTGCGCTCGGTTTCGCGGCTGAGCTCCTTCTGCAGCGCGAACACCGATTGCGGGCGCGACAGCGGATCGAGCGACATGCACCACTCGACGACCTCGATGAGGTTGTCGGAGTACACC
This is a stretch of genomic DNA from Hydrogenophaga crocea. It encodes these proteins:
- a CDS encoding PP2C family protein-serine/threonine phosphatase, translated to MKFSVYQISRQGGRERNEDRMGYAYTRESGLFVLADGMGGHPEGAMAAQLALQTLSAYFQKAANPTVREVPEFLSSALMAAHHQIIRYAAEKGMLDTPRTTLVAAVMERGHIHWVHCGDSRLYIVRDGELLTRTRDHSYMEQQQHLGRATEHINRNILFTCLGSPAKPVYDLSGPVQLMQGDRVLLCSDGLWGTVEDDEIVKELAAHPLEQAIPELVETALRRGGARCDNVTVLAMEWETADEYQSTRVSTDDIEDGVFASTIQSGVPDPTIEDLDDAAIERSIAEINAAIQRTAAARNS